In Alkalihalobacillus sp. FSL W8-0930, a single window of DNA contains:
- the bshC gene encoding bacillithiol biosynthesis cysteine-adding enzyme BshC — METKEIHLNPPAGFYRDYLNQRTELNELFDYTYESTDWLKKRAEELGKRTDNRLNREALVAHLIETHKDLEYPDAALGNIKKLYNDDAVVIVGGQQAGLLTGPLFTIYKALTVVLSAKQQEKDLKIPVVPVFWVAGEDHDFEEIRFVFKEKAGKWRKHPIEDEDVQCSASEKELPKEELFKWLEGVFESLPETDHTCDLIKWIQQAATTCRTYTDFFIKLMNHFFQEEGLVFVDAHHPDLRRLETGFFKELIERIDTLQSNQQKGLSQFVEKGYQAPIITDEENAHLFLNVDQKRVRLDYEDGYFTCRNDDQSFSKEELLTILEAEPERFSNNVVTRPLMQEWVLPVLAFIPGPGELAYWGTLKPVFNQFGWKMPPLIPRIQMTIVPRSIQKWVEGVDYSYETLLGEDSEQLKQEWIKSQHSFPIDEIVDQVKENVNQVHAPIRELARTMDPTLHAMSEKNATFLLDQIQFLESRLHRHIEETHKHAIAQFEEAIFWLKPLGSPQERIMHPIILVNIVGQSGLKQLLNQPIAVNGEHKLLFI, encoded by the coding sequence ATGGAAACAAAAGAAATACATCTAAACCCTCCTGCAGGATTTTATCGTGATTATCTTAATCAACGAACAGAGCTAAATGAGCTGTTTGATTATACATATGAATCGACGGATTGGCTGAAAAAACGTGCGGAAGAACTGGGTAAACGAACGGATAATAGATTAAACCGTGAAGCTTTGGTTGCTCACCTTATTGAAACGCACAAAGATCTTGAGTATCCTGATGCAGCATTAGGTAATATTAAAAAACTATATAATGATGATGCGGTTGTGATTGTTGGTGGGCAACAGGCAGGTCTTTTAACAGGACCATTGTTCACCATATATAAAGCACTAACGGTTGTATTGAGTGCGAAACAACAAGAAAAAGATTTAAAGATTCCAGTTGTCCCGGTGTTTTGGGTGGCTGGTGAAGATCATGATTTTGAGGAGATTCGCTTTGTATTTAAAGAAAAAGCGGGTAAGTGGCGTAAGCATCCAATTGAAGATGAAGATGTTCAGTGTTCCGCTTCAGAAAAGGAACTACCTAAAGAAGAGTTATTTAAATGGCTTGAAGGCGTATTTGAAAGCTTACCTGAAACAGATCATACCTGTGATCTGATTAAATGGATTCAACAGGCTGCGACAACATGTCGTACGTATACGGACTTTTTCATAAAATTGATGAATCATTTTTTCCAAGAAGAAGGACTTGTGTTTGTTGATGCACATCACCCTGATTTAAGACGCCTTGAAACCGGCTTTTTTAAAGAATTAATTGAGAGGATAGATACTCTCCAATCGAATCAACAAAAGGGACTTTCCCAGTTTGTTGAAAAAGGATACCAAGCACCTATCATTACAGATGAAGAGAATGCACATCTTTTCTTAAACGTTGATCAAAAAAGAGTACGCCTCGATTATGAGGATGGATACTTTACATGTAGAAATGATGATCAGTCCTTTTCAAAAGAAGAACTCTTAACCATTCTTGAAGCAGAACCAGAGCGATTTAGTAATAACGTCGTGACTAGGCCACTAATGCAGGAATGGGTCCTGCCAGTTCTAGCTTTTATACCTGGACCTGGTGAGCTTGCCTATTGGGGAACGCTTAAACCTGTGTTTAATCAATTTGGTTGGAAGATGCCACCCTTAATTCCACGGATACAAATGACGATTGTTCCTAGATCGATTCAAAAGTGGGTGGAAGGAGTAGATTACTCTTATGAGACGCTTCTGGGAGAAGACAGTGAGCAACTGAAACAAGAGTGGATTAAGTCTCAGCACTCATTTCCAATCGATGAGATTGTAGATCAAGTGAAAGAGAATGTGAATCAAGTGCATGCTCCAATTCGTGAACTAGCACGTACTATGGATCCTACCTTGCATGCAATGAGTGAAAAGAATGCAACGTTTCTATTGGATCAAATCCAGTTTTTAGAATCAAGGTTGCACCGTCATATAGAAGAAACCCACAAGCATGCAATTGCTCAGTTTGAAGAAGCAATCTTCTGGCTAAAACCACTTGGCTCTCCACAGGAGCGCATCATGCATCCCATCATTTTAGTTAACATTGTGGGACAAAGTGGTTTAAAGCAACTTCTTAATCAGCCGATTGCTGTAAATGGGGAGCACAAGCTACTCTTTATCTAA